GCTCGCTACAACGGAGCCCTCATCGGCTCGGCTGTCCCCAACGCGGATTTCGCCGACTTCTGGACGCGCCTGGCCAACGAGTTCAAGGGCAACACGAAGGTCATCTTCGGCCTCATGAACGAGCCCCACAGCATGCCCACGGAGCAGTGGTTGGGGGCGGCCAACGCCGCCATCCAGGCCATTCGCAACACCGGTGCCACCCAACTCATCCTCGTGCCGGGCAACGCGTGGACCGGTGCGCACTCGTGGACGGGCAACTGGTACGGCACGCCCAACGCCACGGTGATGCTGCAGGTCAAGGATCCCCGTAACAACTACGCCTTCGAGGTCCACCAATACCTGGACAGCGACTCCTCGGGCACCCAGGCCTCCTGCGTGAGCACGACCATCGGCGCGCAGCGGATGCAGTCCTTCACGAACTGGCTGCGCGCGAATGGCAAGAAGGGCTTCCTGGGAGAGTTCGCCGGCGGAACGGACTCGGTCTGCCTGAGCGCCCTCGACAACATCCTGGACCACGTCGAGGCGAATTCGGATGTCTACCTCGGGTGGACGTACTGGGCCGGTGGACCCTGGTGGGGCAGCTACTTCTTCTCGCTCGAGCCGGCGAGCGGCGTGG
Above is a window of Cystobacter fuscus DNA encoding:
- a CDS encoding glycoside hydrolase family 5 protein; protein product: MKNTRMMGWLTLGAFLWGCGGPLEEQSVAQEPEARANESTLAGPLPYRGINLAGAEFGSAIPGTHGKDYVYPDPSYANYTTADYYINKGMTTFRLPFKWERLQRTRNAAFDATELSRLKTTVNRLTGKGAVVILDPHNYARYNGALIGSAVPNADFADFWTRLANEFKGNTKVIFGLMNEPHSMPTEQWLGAANAAIQAIRNTGATQLILVPGNAWTGAHSWTGNWYGTPNATVMLQVKDPRNNYAFEVHQYLDSDSSGTQASCVSTTIGAQRMQSFTNWLRANGKKGFLGEFAGGTDSVCLSALDNILDHVEANSDVYLGWTYWAGGPWWGSYFFSLEPASGVDKPQVSALSSHL